In Chryseobacterium gleum, a single genomic region encodes these proteins:
- a CDS encoding PorP/SprF family type IX secretion system membrane protein → MRKLYAIVCLALLSNAYKAQESLPYYQQYLLDGEFLFNPAQYGKTDYVQLNANYQQQFSKFSNSPNVQSIGINANIFDRVGAGISVFRDSNGPISAGGITAGASYFIPLSSEGDRKDQFSFGTSVNFYNMNFDYSKINTEEGGDPLLRGEESNIFMVYANFGLAATYRGLFGGVSVNDIALSNDASIVNNYEPSPIKFFLNLGYNWNIADNITIAPSALINLNTNSTRMIDWNLMATFSNDINAFSFGVSYRTVQNRFDNQDLSISPIVKVRFNKFMIGATYNLGLSDIQSYGGNSFMIGLGYNFDNFINVRGFRY, encoded by the coding sequence ATGAGAAAACTATATGCTATCGTATGTTTAGCTCTTTTGTCAAATGCATACAAAGCACAAGAATCACTACCATACTATCAGCAATATCTTTTGGATGGTGAGTTCCTGTTCAACCCAGCTCAATACGGAAAAACAGATTACGTACAGCTCAACGCCAATTATCAACAACAATTTTCAAAATTCAGTAATTCTCCGAATGTACAGTCAATCGGGATCAATGCGAATATCTTTGATAGAGTAGGTGCTGGTATTTCCGTATTCAGAGACAGTAACGGACCGATCTCTGCGGGTGGTATTACGGCTGGTGCTTCATATTTTATTCCGCTAAGTAGCGAAGGAGACAGAAAAGACCAGTTCTCTTTTGGTACAAGTGTTAACTTCTATAACATGAATTTTGACTATTCAAAAATCAATACTGAAGAAGGAGGTGACCCGTTATTAAGAGGGGAGGAAAGTAATATCTTCATGGTATATGCGAACTTCGGTTTGGCTGCTACCTACAGAGGTTTATTCGGAGGTGTTTCCGTAAATGACATTGCATTAAGTAATGATGCTTCTATCGTAAACAACTACGAACCTTCTCCAATTAAATTCTTCCTAAACTTAGGATACAACTGGAACATTGCTGATAATATTACAATTGCACCGTCAGCATTGATCAACCTTAATACAAACTCAACAAGAATGATCGACTGGAACCTGATGGCGACATTCTCCAATGATATCAACGCATTCTCTTTCGGGGTAAGCTACAGAACGGTTCAGAACAGATTTGACAATCAGGACCTGAGTATTTCTCCAATTGTAAAAGTAAGATTCAATAAATTCATGATCGGAGCTACCTATAACCTTGGATTATCTGATATCCAAAGTTATGGAGGAAACAGCTTCATGATTGGTCTGGGATATAACTTCGACAACTTTATTAATGTGAGAGGATTTAGATACTAA
- a CDS encoding DUF3822 family protein: protein MNVLNLLFTKDGLICQIVKNKNILEEKSYFVTEETPANLIEQKLDEVLIKQRYEEIHVISAFNHFTLMPEGFSEHDAGFDLIAFNAPADREKEELMLSINKKFNIQFYYTFPKSYYKKIKELAVPAHFNFSGEKFLSSINNKTSKEIHINLYHNQCEFFAIDNKKIILYNNLDVNSEVDFLYFIMFTLSKIGFGINETSFYAYGETTENETFISELQKFVKNLKIVFDNIPNKNFILN from the coding sequence ATGAACGTACTTAATTTACTTTTTACCAAAGACGGATTAATCTGCCAGATTGTTAAAAACAAAAACATCCTGGAGGAAAAGTCTTATTTCGTTACTGAAGAGACACCAGCCAATCTTATTGAACAGAAGCTGGACGAAGTTCTTATCAAGCAGCGCTATGAAGAAATCCATGTGATTTCAGCATTTAATCACTTTACCCTGATGCCGGAAGGTTTTTCCGAGCATGATGCAGGATTTGATCTGATTGCCTTCAATGCTCCGGCTGACAGAGAGAAGGAGGAACTGATGCTCTCCATCAACAAAAAATTCAATATTCAGTTTTATTATACTTTCCCGAAAAGCTATTATAAAAAAATAAAGGAACTTGCCGTGCCTGCCCATTTTAATTTCTCAGGTGAAAAGTTTTTAAGCTCAATCAATAATAAAACCAGTAAAGAAATTCACATCAACCTCTATCATAATCAGTGTGAATTTTTTGCGATTGACAATAAGAAAATTATTCTTTATAATAATCTGGATGTCAATTCAGAAGTAGATTTTCTTTACTTCATTATGTTTACATTAAGCAAAATCGGTTTCGGAATTAATGAAACCAGCTTTTATGCTTATGGAGAAACTACGGAAAATGAAACATTTATTTCTGAACTTCAGAAGTTTGTTAAAAACCTGAAAATTGTTTTTGACAACATTCCCAACAAGAATTTTATACTTAATTAG
- a CDS encoding serine hydrolase, with protein MKQKLSFFIFLLTVGLVNAQVEEKKLDELIQNTLKTFDVPGMSVGIVKDGKVIYSKGFGVRSLTSKQPMDDNTLVGIASNSKGFTCTALAILADEGKLNWDDKVSKYIPEFQMYDPYVSQNVTIKDLITHRAGLGLGQGDLMFFPEGGNLTVNDIVHNVRYLKPENPFRTKLDYNNIMFIVAGEVIHRISGLSWAEFIEQRIMKPVGMTSSFGSYNRAKSVANKIDAHAPVEGKAIAVPHDWNETANAAGGIMSNIKDMTTWAECLLNNFTTKDGKKLVSDKNAQQLWSLQIPDRVAAKNPYDTSFYGYGLGWFLSDVKGHKQVQHTGGLIGTVTQFTLIPDMKLGIVVLTNQQSGAAFNTITNTVKDSYLGVADRNWLKTYGERMSKMEAEFNKQKKDAYAKSEAFKKEKGLQPKAEQFTGTYNDVWFGDVEIAQQGDTYRISCKNSPRLKGELLPYSNNSFIIKWDDRSYDADAYIIFSYDENGKAESARLKAISDVTDFSFDFDDLDLKRK; from the coding sequence ATGAAACAGAAACTTTCTTTTTTCATTTTTCTTTTAACTGTAGGATTGGTCAATGCGCAGGTAGAAGAAAAAAAGCTGGACGAACTGATCCAGAATACCCTGAAAACTTTTGATGTACCGGGAATGTCGGTGGGAATTGTAAAAGACGGTAAAGTGATCTATTCCAAAGGGTTTGGTGTGCGTTCTCTTACCAGCAAACAGCCAATGGATGATAATACGTTGGTAGGAATTGCTTCCAACTCAAAAGGTTTTACGTGTACGGCATTAGCAATCCTGGCAGATGAAGGAAAGTTGAACTGGGACGATAAAGTTTCAAAATATATTCCTGAGTTTCAAATGTATGATCCCTACGTTTCTCAAAATGTAACGATCAAAGATCTTATTACCCACAGAGCAGGATTAGGACTTGGCCAGGGAGATCTTATGTTCTTTCCGGAAGGAGGAAATTTAACGGTTAACGATATCGTTCACAATGTGAGATATCTGAAACCCGAAAATCCTTTCAGAACGAAACTGGATTATAATAACATCATGTTCATTGTGGCTGGAGAAGTGATTCACAGGATCTCCGGATTAAGCTGGGCTGAATTTATTGAGCAAAGAATTATGAAACCTGTAGGAATGACCTCAAGTTTTGGAAGCTACAACAGAGCAAAATCTGTAGCGAATAAAATTGATGCGCACGCACCTGTAGAAGGAAAAGCAATAGCTGTTCCTCATGACTGGAACGAAACCGCCAATGCTGCAGGAGGAATTATGAGTAACATTAAAGACATGACTACATGGGCTGAATGCCTTCTAAATAATTTCACTACTAAAGATGGAAAAAAACTGGTTTCAGATAAGAATGCTCAACAATTGTGGAGTTTACAGATTCCGGACAGAGTAGCGGCAAAAAATCCTTATGATACCAGTTTCTACGGATATGGTTTAGGGTGGTTCTTAAGTGACGTTAAAGGGCACAAGCAGGTACAGCATACGGGAGGATTAATCGGAACGGTTACCCAGTTTACTTTAATTCCGGATATGAAACTGGGAATTGTAGTATTGACGAACCAGCAATCTGGAGCAGCTTTCAATACCATTACGAATACGGTAAAAGATTCTTATCTTGGCGTAGCAGACAGAAACTGGCTGAAAACCTATGGAGAAAGAATGTCTAAAATGGAGGCTGAATTCAATAAACAAAAGAAAGATGCTTATGCTAAATCTGAAGCATTTAAAAAAGAAAAAGGACTGCAGCCCAAAGCAGAACAGTTTACAGGAACATACAATGATGTATGGTTTGGTGATGTAGAAATTGCACAACAGGGAGATACCTACAGAATTTCGTGCAAGAATTCTCCAAGATTAAAAGGAGAGCTGCTTCCTTACTCCAATAATTCATTCATTATAAAGTGGGATGACAGAAGCTATGATGCTGATGCTTATATTATTTTCAGTTATGATGAAAACGGAAAGGCAGAGTCTGCAAGATTGAAGGCAATTTCAGATGTAACAGACTTTAGTTTTGATTTTGATGATCTGGATCTGAAGAGAAAATAA
- the hemW gene encoding radical SAM family heme chaperone HemW, whose protein sequence is MIYIHIPFCKQKCSYCNFHFSTSLNFKDEMLRAMKTEILLRKDELQNKNLKSLYFGGGTPSILSVDEISSLIDETLRYFSFEKDIEITLEANPDDLDKNFLKQLAGTPVNRLSIGTQSFFEEDLKLMNRAHNASEAESSIKRAQDFGFENLSIDLIYGSPTSNLEIWKENLNKTIALEVPHISSYALTVEPKTALENWIAKGKVKSPKEEEQNKEFYYLSDFLKDHGFEHYEVSNFAKPGFYSRHNSSYWKYQEYLGIGPSAHSYNGFDVRSWNVANNQQYIKKLNDKLLAKEEEILSMEDQFNEMIMIGLRTIWGVDIESLKTKFSDRLLEHFQTEIKPKMQEGILIIENDHLKIPEKHWFMADGIASDLFIV, encoded by the coding sequence ATGATATACATTCACATTCCGTTCTGTAAGCAAAAATGCAGTTATTGTAACTTTCATTTTTCAACATCCCTGAATTTTAAGGATGAAATGCTTCGTGCCATGAAAACTGAAATATTGCTGAGAAAAGATGAATTGCAAAACAAAAATCTGAAATCCCTTTATTTCGGAGGCGGAACCCCTTCTATTCTTTCTGTGGATGAAATCAGTTCTTTAATAGATGAAACATTACGTTATTTCAGCTTTGAAAAAGATATAGAAATTACACTGGAAGCCAATCCTGATGATCTGGATAAAAACTTTTTAAAACAGCTTGCGGGAACACCCGTAAACAGGCTTTCCATCGGTACACAAAGTTTTTTTGAAGAGGATTTAAAATTAATGAACAGAGCTCACAATGCGTCAGAGGCCGAAAGCTCTATCAAGCGCGCCCAGGATTTCGGCTTTGAAAACCTTAGTATTGATCTGATCTATGGTTCGCCCACTTCCAATCTTGAGATCTGGAAAGAAAACCTTAACAAAACTATCGCTTTAGAAGTTCCTCATATTTCGTCGTATGCTTTGACCGTAGAGCCTAAAACTGCTTTGGAAAACTGGATTGCAAAAGGAAAGGTAAAAAGTCCTAAAGAAGAAGAACAAAATAAAGAATTCTATTATTTATCAGACTTTTTAAAAGATCATGGTTTTGAACATTACGAAGTTTCCAATTTTGCAAAACCCGGTTTCTATTCTCGGCACAATTCCTCATACTGGAAGTATCAAGAATATCTGGGAATAGGCCCTTCGGCACATTCCTACAACGGATTTGATGTCAGAAGCTGGAATGTTGCCAACAATCAGCAGTATATTAAGAAGCTTAATGATAAATTACTGGCTAAGGAAGAAGAAATTCTTTCTATGGAAGATCAGTTTAATGAAATGATCATGATCGGCCTGCGTACCATTTGGGGAGTAGATATTGAAAGTCTGAAAACCAAATTTTCGGATAGACTTCTGGAACATTTTCAAACGGAAATCAAACCAAAAATGCAAGAAGGTATTTTAATCATTGAAAATGATCATTTGAAAATTCCGGAGAAGCATTGGTTTATGGCAGATGGAATTGCTTCAGATTTGTTTATTGTATAA
- a CDS encoding retropepsin-like aspartic protease, with the protein MENKFFTITFILLFFSTGCLEVISAQKRIPVIRATSDKSIIYDGTHVKVNWKLDPRIKPDIYYTNLPYKKSKIVLITDQGKQSFNTQYGKSYDLIVLLNEKDSCFVRIMAKEDPSFISLKQNENKPSPLEIPFTITGSRIYFKGLLNEKEEVNIQFDLGAGTSCVNKLSSEKLQLSFTDKTTISNTQGVNEARKSSGNKLQIGDAVWRDVPLTEVGNMKQDEDLIVGNGFFRDKIIEIDYDRKMMVIHNQLPAKAKEFKKQEVFYEQNRPKFKVDFTQDNKKYSFWFLFDTGREGTMLIGDDFTSQGENWKNLKELQMVNERKLIRLNAFMAGREFKDIVTNAADPLKPTGRPTLFGNQILSQFNVILDNKEGILYLKPNNRINEPYMNYNRYLKEISNKKE; encoded by the coding sequence ATGGAAAACAAATTTTTTACAATCACTTTTATACTTCTTTTCTTTTCAACAGGATGCTTGGAAGTGATATCTGCACAAAAGCGGATTCCTGTTATAAGGGCAACAAGTGATAAGAGTATTATTTATGATGGAACCCATGTTAAAGTAAATTGGAAACTGGATCCCAGAATAAAACCTGATATCTATTATACCAATTTGCCCTATAAAAAAAGCAAGATAGTACTGATTACAGATCAGGGAAAACAAAGTTTTAATACTCAGTATGGGAAAAGCTATGATTTAATAGTGCTGCTTAATGAGAAAGACAGTTGCTTCGTTCGTATTATGGCTAAAGAAGATCCTTCCTTTATCTCTCTTAAACAAAATGAAAATAAACCTTCTCCTCTGGAAATCCCCTTTACAATAACAGGGTCCAGAATTTATTTTAAAGGACTTCTGAATGAAAAAGAAGAAGTAAATATACAATTTGATCTGGGAGCTGGAACATCATGTGTTAATAAACTTTCTTCAGAGAAACTTCAACTTTCTTTTACAGATAAAACAACAATAAGTAATACACAAGGGGTAAATGAAGCTCGTAAAAGTTCTGGAAACAAATTACAAATTGGAGATGCGGTTTGGAGAGATGTTCCTCTTACTGAAGTGGGAAATATGAAACAGGATGAAGACTTGATTGTAGGGAATGGCTTTTTCAGGGATAAAATTATTGAGATCGATTACGATAGGAAAATGATGGTCATTCATAATCAATTACCTGCTAAAGCTAAAGAGTTTAAGAAGCAGGAAGTATTCTATGAACAAAACCGTCCAAAATTCAAAGTTGATTTTACTCAGGACAATAAAAAATATTCTTTTTGGTTTCTTTTTGATACAGGAAGAGAAGGAACGATGCTTATTGGGGATGATTTTACAAGCCAAGGGGAAAACTGGAAAAATCTGAAAGAACTGCAAATGGTGAATGAAAGAAAACTAATTCGGCTCAATGCTTTTATGGCAGGAAGAGAATTTAAAGATATTGTAACAAATGCTGCAGATCCTTTAAAACCGACAGGCCGACCAACTTTATTCGGAAATCAGATTCTCAGTCAGTTTAATGTAATTTTGGATAATAAAGAGGGAATACTTTATTTAAAACCCAATAACAGAATTAATGAACCTTATATGAACTATAATCGGTATCTGAAAGAGATATCTAATAAAAAGGAGTAG
- a CDS encoding metallophosphoesterase family protein, with the protein MTKILLLSDSHSYIDHRILEYASQADEIWHCGDFGSLDVIEQLEKIKPLKGVYGNIDNSKIQAEFPEVNRFFCEKLEVLMIHIGGYPGKYSPLAKKEIAEQPPKLFISGHSHILKAMYDEKNKLLHLNPGACGKQGWHKVRTMMRFVVDGEEIRDLEVIELGPRV; encoded by the coding sequence ATGACCAAAATCCTTCTCCTCTCCGACTCTCACTCCTATATTGATCACAGGATCCTGGAATATGCTTCTCAGGCCGATGAAATCTGGCATTGTGGAGATTTCGGAAGTCTGGATGTGATTGAACAGCTTGAAAAAATAAAACCTCTGAAGGGAGTTTACGGAAATATTGATAATTCCAAAATTCAGGCAGAGTTTCCCGAGGTTAACCGTTTCTTTTGTGAAAAACTGGAAGTTCTGATGATTCATATCGGAGGATATCCCGGGAAATACTCACCTCTTGCGAAGAAAGAAATTGCAGAACAGCCCCCGAAGTTATTTATTTCAGGACATTCTCATATTCTGAAAGCAATGTACGATGAGAAAAACAAGCTTCTTCACCTCAATCCCGGTGCGTGTGGAAAACAGGGCTGGCATAAAGTAAGAACAATGATGCGCTTTGTAGTAGATGGTGAAGAGATCAGGGATCTGGAAGTTATTGAATTGGGGCCGAGGGTGTGA
- a CDS encoding nitroreductase family protein — MNFLEQMKNRYTVKKYNPQGKVTEQQVAELKQILNLSPSSINSQPWNFIFVNDPELKQQLGDKSYFNKEKVLESNYIIVFQVIKDIENFEKQIEENLPEGAVNYYRTMVKPKGEEAVKSWLRHQVYLSLGVLLSACAAMGIDSTPMEGIEPDGYDAVLNNEKYETLFAVAIGERDETDANQPKFNPKKRLNAEKVIVEA; from the coding sequence ATGAACTTTTTAGAGCAAATGAAAAACAGGTATACTGTAAAAAAGTATAACCCACAGGGAAAAGTTACTGAACAGCAGGTTGCAGAGCTTAAACAAATTTTAAACCTCAGTCCGTCTTCTATCAACAGCCAGCCATGGAATTTTATATTTGTAAATGATCCGGAGCTGAAGCAGCAATTAGGGGACAAATCTTATTTTAATAAGGAAAAAGTATTGGAAAGCAACTACATCATTGTTTTCCAGGTGATCAAAGATATAGAGAACTTTGAAAAACAAATAGAAGAAAATCTTCCGGAAGGTGCTGTTAATTATTACCGGACGATGGTAAAACCTAAAGGTGAAGAGGCTGTAAAATCCTGGCTGCGTCATCAGGTGTATTTGTCATTGGGAGTACTTTTATCTGCCTGTGCTGCCATGGGTATAGATTCCACTCCAATGGAAGGAATTGAACCTGATGGATATGATGCCGTGCTGAATAATGAAAAATATGAAACCTTATTCGCAGTAGCGATCGGGGAAAGAGACGAGACAGATGCCAATCAGCCTAAATTCAATCCAAAAAAAAGACTGAATGCTGAGAAAGTAATTGTGGAAGCATAA
- the murI gene encoding glutamate racemase, giving the protein MKTKKQDYSHLSPSQPIGIFDSGVGGLTVAKEIKRLLPNEDLIYFGDTKHLPYGEKSREAIIEYSTKITNFLLEQNCKAIVIACNTATANALNEVMQSVAGRVPVIDVINPVAEKVSYEIHNNVGVIATKATVNSGLYKKSIRKHNKWIKVDELATPLLVPAIEEGFKNHPITHAIIYNYLSNSKLKNIETLILGCTHYPLLIDEIKQYYGNRVRVIDSPNIVANHLKIIMDKYHLLNENNPKPNYHFYLSDLTKNFEKISKKFFGKTIDLELKVL; this is encoded by the coding sequence TTGAAAACGAAAAAACAAGATTATTCACATCTTTCACCAAGCCAGCCTATCGGAATTTTCGACAGTGGAGTAGGAGGTCTTACCGTTGCCAAAGAAATCAAAAGACTTCTTCCTAATGAAGATCTGATTTACTTTGGAGATACAAAGCACCTTCCTTACGGAGAAAAATCCAGGGAAGCCATCATTGAATATTCTACAAAGATTACCAATTTTCTGCTGGAACAGAACTGCAAAGCAATTGTAATTGCCTGTAATACGGCAACCGCTAATGCTTTGAATGAAGTAATGCAGTCTGTTGCAGGAAGAGTGCCTGTAATAGACGTTATCAATCCTGTAGCTGAAAAAGTATCTTACGAAATCCACAATAATGTTGGAGTTATTGCAACTAAAGCGACTGTAAATTCAGGACTGTATAAAAAGAGTATCCGCAAGCATAATAAATGGATCAAAGTGGACGAGTTGGCAACACCATTGCTGGTACCTGCCATTGAAGAAGGTTTTAAAAACCATCCGATTACCCATGCTATTATTTACAATTATTTAAGCAACAGTAAGCTTAAAAATATTGAAACGTTGATTCTGGGCTGTACCCATTATCCTCTTTTAATAGATGAAATCAAGCAGTATTACGGAAACAGGGTACGGGTAATAGACTCTCCAAATATTGTTGCCAATCATCTGAAGATTATCATGGATAAGTACCATCTTTTAAACGAGAACAATCCCAAACCGAATTATCATTTCTATCTTTCAGATCTTACCAAGAATTTTGAAAAGATCTCTAAAAAGTTCTTCGGGAAAACAATTGATTTAGAATTGAAAGTATTATAA
- a CDS encoding winged helix-turn-helix transcriptional regulator translates to MYTIDNKSYPCCTSVTMKFIGGKWKAVILHHLIDGAKRYNELRKSIPTITERTLSLQLKQLEEDGIVDRKVFTEKPPLVVEYELTDFGRTLLPVLEAITKWGEEAPVISKKIIRN, encoded by the coding sequence ATGTATACCATAGATAATAAATCCTACCCGTGCTGTACCAGTGTTACGATGAAATTTATAGGAGGCAAATGGAAAGCAGTAATTTTACACCATTTGATTGATGGCGCTAAGCGATATAATGAATTAAGAAAGTCAATTCCTACCATTACAGAAAGAACCCTCAGCCTACAGCTAAAGCAACTGGAAGAAGATGGAATTGTTGACCGAAAAGTTTTTACAGAGAAACCTCCTTTAGTGGTGGAATATGAATTAACAGACTTCGGAAGAACCTTATTGCCTGTTCTGGAAGCCATTACAAAATGGGGTGAAGAAGCTCCGGTTATCTCAAAAAAAATAATCAGGAATTAG
- a CDS encoding RsmD family RNA methyltransferase: protein MFRIISGKWKAKKIAAPKNFEVRPTTDFAKEALFSILENKYDMQSISVLDLFAGIGSITLEFASRGGQNITSVEMNPKHTAFINATASELDMALQINVQRGDVFDWLKKFRNKKSFEIVFSDAPFEMEEKKYHELISLVLNNKYLKENGVLIVEHQSRMKFDHPNLIDTRKYGNVSFSFFEPNKEDNQEL, encoded by the coding sequence ATGTTCAGAATAATATCAGGCAAATGGAAAGCCAAAAAAATTGCCGCTCCCAAGAACTTTGAAGTAAGACCTACCACCGATTTTGCGAAAGAGGCTTTATTCAGCATTCTGGAAAACAAATACGATATGCAGTCGATCTCCGTGCTTGATCTTTTTGCCGGAATTGGCTCTATTACCCTGGAATTTGCTTCCAGAGGAGGTCAGAATATAACTTCTGTGGAAATGAATCCAAAGCATACGGCATTCATCAACGCTACTGCTTCCGAGCTTGATATGGCACTCCAGATCAATGTACAGAGAGGAGATGTTTTTGACTGGCTTAAAAAATTCAGAAATAAAAAGTCATTTGAGATTGTTTTCTCTGATGCGCCTTTCGAAATGGAAGAGAAAAAATATCACGAGCTTATCTCTCTGGTCTTAAACAATAAATACCTGAAAGAAAATGGAGTTCTGATTGTAGAGCACCAAAGCCGTATGAAATTCGATCACCCTAATTTAATAGACACCCGAAAATACGGAAACGTAAGTTTCAGTTTTTTTGAACCGAATAAAGAAGATAATCAGGAACTCTAA
- a CDS encoding Smr/MutS family protein — translation MKIGDKVSVVDEDLSGIVTSVKGNIVVFKDEYGFTHQYPKEKLVPKDADLYENIRILRKAEPKKIISKKHQKNHLVLDLHFHNLVKNPNDYDSFERLFIQKEKLIEVLEFCRKNNLKRLEIVHGIGDGTLQRMVRDVLESQVNIDFYNKEILHHQSGAVMVEFH, via the coding sequence ATGAAAATCGGCGATAAGGTTTCGGTAGTAGACGAAGATTTAAGCGGAATAGTAACTTCCGTGAAGGGAAATATTGTCGTTTTTAAAGATGAATATGGCTTTACCCATCAGTATCCCAAAGAAAAGCTGGTTCCGAAAGATGCTGATCTGTATGAAAATATAAGAATTTTAAGGAAAGCAGAACCCAAAAAAATTATTTCTAAGAAACATCAGAAAAATCATTTGGTTCTGGACCTGCATTTTCATAATTTGGTAAAGAATCCCAATGACTATGACAGCTTTGAAAGACTGTTTATTCAAAAGGAAAAACTGATTGAAGTACTGGAGTTTTGCAGGAAAAATAACCTGAAGAGGCTGGAAATTGTTCATGGTATTGGTGATGGTACTTTACAGCGGATGGTTCGGGATGTACTGGAAAGCCAGGTCAATATTGATTTTTATAATAAGGAAATACTTCACCATCAATCAGGTGCGGTAATGGTAGAATTTCACTAA